The following proteins come from a genomic window of Crassostrea angulata isolate pt1a10 chromosome 1, ASM2561291v2, whole genome shotgun sequence:
- the LOC128189678 gene encoding uncharacterized protein LOC128189678 isoform X1 — translation MAYILQLCNMPIIVVALLAICYNGVLADLENAYYKKSSVRSNVLPVSDLDVLDGRFTRVKCASLCREATSCQTFFYKSDDKQCSLYNYPLLENTPVYANTGVAVYETIGCPNSDFVYFGEAGVCLKIFTSTANLYTDASAVCQQEGGELILLDTNPKLDAVAHYLSHYFGPNAGTPVAIGLHSTSSIWTWSIGEPVSFNHSHVKTLINDYDSEVNPCYYNYCGVLRVYSTVDIRTFDIYCINIPHLLVCSMLSLL, via the exons GGGTTTTGGCTGATCTTGAAAATGCATACTACAAAAAGAGCAGTGTAAGGAGCAATGTACTACCGGTGTCTGACCTGGATGTCTTAGATGGACGGTTCACTCGTGTAAAATGTGCCAGTCTCTGTCGAGAAGCAACTTCATGTCAAACCTTCTTTTACAAATCCGATGACAAGCAGTGCAGTCTTTATAATTACCCTCTCCTGGAAAACACCCCCGTATATGCCAACACAGGCGTTGCCGTATATGAAACGATCG GGTGTCCGAACTCTGACTTCGTTTACTTCGGAGAGGCTGGTGTATGTCTGAAGATTTTTACATCAACAGCAAATTTATATACGGACGCATCTGCAGTTTGTCAGCAAGAGGGTGGGGAGTTAATTCTACTTGATACCAACCCAAAACTTGACGCTGTTGCACATTATCTCTCTCATTATT TTGGACCCAATGCGGGAACACCTGTAGCTATTGGACTTCACAGCACATCCTCAATTTGGACATGGAGCATTGGTGAACCAGTATCTTTCAATCATTCCCATGTCAAAACCCTAATTAATGATTATGACTCAGAGGTTAATCCATGCTATTATAACTACTGTGGTGTTTTACGGGTTTATTCTACTGTAGATATCCGGACCTTTGACATATACTGCATTAATATTCCTCACTTACTTGTATGTTCAATGCTTTCTCTTTtgtaa
- the LOC128189678 gene encoding uncharacterized protein LOC128189678 isoform X2 yields the protein MDFNHRHRRSCVHYCRSKSKWVLADLENAYYKKSSVRSNVLPVSDLDVLDGRFTRVKCASLCREATSCQTFFYKSDDKQCSLYNYPLLENTPVYANTGVAVYETIGCPNSDFVYFGEAGVCLKIFTSTANLYTDASAVCQQEGGELILLDTNPKLDAVAHYLSHYFGPNAGTPVAIGLHSTSSIWTWSIGEPVSFNHSHVKTLINDYDSEVNPCYYNYCGVLRVYSTVDIRTFDIYCINIPHLLVCSMLSLL from the exons GGGTTTTGGCTGATCTTGAAAATGCATACTACAAAAAGAGCAGTGTAAGGAGCAATGTACTACCGGTGTCTGACCTGGATGTCTTAGATGGACGGTTCACTCGTGTAAAATGTGCCAGTCTCTGTCGAGAAGCAACTTCATGTCAAACCTTCTTTTACAAATCCGATGACAAGCAGTGCAGTCTTTATAATTACCCTCTCCTGGAAAACACCCCCGTATATGCCAACACAGGCGTTGCCGTATATGAAACGATCG GGTGTCCGAACTCTGACTTCGTTTACTTCGGAGAGGCTGGTGTATGTCTGAAGATTTTTACATCAACAGCAAATTTATATACGGACGCATCTGCAGTTTGTCAGCAAGAGGGTGGGGAGTTAATTCTACTTGATACCAACCCAAAACTTGACGCTGTTGCACATTATCTCTCTCATTATT TTGGACCCAATGCGGGAACACCTGTAGCTATTGGACTTCACAGCACATCCTCAATTTGGACATGGAGCATTGGTGAACCAGTATCTTTCAATCATTCCCATGTCAAAACCCTAATTAATGATTATGACTCAGAGGTTAATCCATGCTATTATAACTACTGTGGTGTTTTACGGGTTTATTCTACTGTAGATATCCGGACCTTTGACATATACTGCATTAATATTCCTCACTTACTTGTATGTTCAATGCTTTCTCTTTtgtaa
- the LOC128171744 gene encoding uncharacterized protein LOC128171744, translating into MYSNVIPSSSSDLAVVDGKLSRIECTLLCGYEMACQTFFYKPNDRSCSIYKYPLLNNTPVNIESGVEVFEIKGCPYPDFVLFREAGICLKMFTTTGLTFSYATSVCDQEGGELVSLDTNQKIDAIAYYLIYTYGFDSKAAIGLHRSLGSWKWQNGEPLSITHPLVSNAINNVDLTVYPCNFDYCGIFKAVSFADFRIFDNCCNNLLSTFVCSTVMLM; encoded by the exons ATGTACAGCAATGTGATACCTAGCTCGAGCTCGGATCTGGCTGTGGTGGACGGAAAGTTATCACGTATTGAGTGTACCTTGCTGTGTGGATACGAAATGGCCTGCCAAACCTTCTTCTACAAACCTAATGACAGAAGCTGCTCTATCTACAAATATCCATTGCTTAATAATACACCCGTTAATATCGAATCAGGTGTAGAAGTATTCGAGATAAAAG GTTGCCCTTACCCCGACTTCGTCTTATTCAGAGAGGCAGGTATATGTCTAAAGATGTTTACAACAACAGGTCTTACATTCTCATACGCAACTTCAGTCTGTGATCAAGAGGGCGGGGAACTGGTCTCCCTGGATACCAACCAAAAAATTGATGCTATAGCATATTATCTCATTTATACTT ATGGGTTTGACTCTAAGGCAGCTATTGGACTTCACAGATCATTGGGTTCATGGAAATGGCAAAATGGAGAGCCTCTGTCGATCACACATCCCCTAGTATCCAACGCTATTAATAATGTTGATCTGACGGTGTATCCCTGTAATTTTGATTATTGTGGTATATTTAAAGCCGTTTCCTTTGCCGATTTTCGAATATTTGATAATTGTTGTAACAATCTTTTATCAACATTTGTTTGTTCTACAGTAATGTTAATGTAA
- the LOC128158244 gene encoding heavy metal-binding protein HIP-like, whose protein sequence is MQRICIFVVLSLCVAYGDESCDRKEMEDTICSLCSQRKGIQSGHQIAFFSYMSKNIPINTISKHKTLVYDRVETNAGKGYDARSGQFTAPESGLYVFHTSTTALDKSHSTIEVVKNGQVKDISWADAMDHNDRAVASTMTILSLTKGDIVSVRVGLTYGGNLLESNQYTRMSFSGFKLS, encoded by the exons ATGCAAAGAATTTGTATTTTCGTTGTTCTTAGTCTGTGTGTTGCGTATGGCGATGAATCATGTGACCGGAAGGAAATGGAAGACACAATTTGCAGTCTTTGTTCTCAGCGAAAAGGCATCCAGTCAG GTCATCAAATTGCCTTTTTTTCTTACATGTCaaaaaatattccaataaaCACCATCTCCAAACATAAGACTCTGGTCTATGATAGGGTTGAAACCAACGCAGGAAAAGGATATGACGCAAGATCCGGTCAATTCACAGCTCCGGAAAGTGGGCTCTACGTTTTTCATACAAGCACGACTGCACTTGATAAATCTCACAGCACAATAGAAGTTGTTAAAAATGGTCAGGTGAAAGATATTAGTTGGGCCGACGCTATGGATCATAATGATAGAGCAGTCGCTTCTACAATGACCATTCTAAGTCTGACGAAAGGGGATATCGTCTCTGTCAGGGTGGGCCTAACATATGGAGGGAATCTTCTGGAGAGTAATCAGTATACCAGGATGAGTTTCTCCGGCTTCAAACTATCCTAA